Part of the Uloborus diversus isolate 005 chromosome 9, Udiv.v.3.1, whole genome shotgun sequence genome is shown below.
CAATAAGTTAAGAGCGAAATCTCATTCGCAACCACTGAAACGTCGTCTTCGACCTCAAACTCAAAATTTACATATTGCGACGCTTGAGAAGAATTTGCATTTGTAACTCCCTTCTCTGATTctatgcaaaaatatatttgctaataccttttttgtacaaaaactttgtaaaaacaatatcctttaattgttttgagcagtgtatatatatgtatatatatacagtaaactctcgttaGTACGCCCCCGCTTAGAACGACTTCCCGCATATATCGACGTTTTTTTCCGGTCCCTGGGACCAATatgcttttaatattaaaatctatCCGCTTATAGCGCCCCCGCTTATAACGACTTCCCGCTTATTTCGACGTTTTTCTAGAGTCCCCACAGGAAAAATCCCGTATATTGCGTCCGTATATTGCGTCGCTAGTAAACTTTTGTATCTTCGCGTTAAAACATGAGTTCTGTTACCGGAAGGCAACCAGTTCGACTACTTTATTCCGACCCGTGAAGTACGCCTCTTTGTCCCTGTTCGCATTCGTTATCTCGGAATTCCAAGAATttctcaccccctccccctcacctAAGGAAAAGGTCCACCttgtaaaaagtcaaaaaatcatTGATGGGGAGCTCTCAGATCAAGTAAGTATGCTCTGCGAAAATACTCAATTTTATCTTAAATCGCCTCCaatgttgaccatttttaaatgagGCCTTCTAGTAGTatggttaaataatttttcacatcagttgaaagattaaaagaaattcagaaaaaatacaaGCTGGGAAAGTTTGACAAATTCTCGTAGAAAAGCATTGCGCGCCCCATTTGCCTGTGCCGATACGAAAGAGCGAGGAATGGCAGGAAAAGGCAACCCGGATTCGTTTGATCTTCGCCGCCGCGTCATCTCCCCTCGATTCTAGCTCCATGACAGGAAACAGGCTGGCGCATCAGCCATTCTGGTTCCAAAGGGTTGTAAGGAAATTTGAATTCGCCAAAAGAGCGGTGCTTTTATTGGTGCCAAGAGAGCGATAACTACGCCATCTACGCTACGTGCTGTGAGGGTCCATTCGGTTACTTGTTCACACGTTAAGAAATGGCTAAAAGAAAAGCTCTTAGTTTcgatgagaaattaaaaattatacagcAGTATGATGAGAAAAAAGGAGTTACGAATAAGCAGCAATTTGCAAATGAAATAGGAATACCTGTATCtacattaaaaactttattaaaaaaacggGAAGAAATTGAATCCAGCGCCTTTTCAGGCATCAGTAAAAGACGGAGGGTACGTAAAGGCAAAAATGAGGATTTAGAAGAAGTGCTGTACCAATGGTTCCAGCAAGCTCGAGGAAATAACTTGCCGATCAATGGACCCATTATGACGGAAAAAGCCAACGAAATAGCCAAAGGCTTGGGCATAAATGATTTCTCTGGATCAGCTGGTTGGCTGGATCGATTTCGAAAAAGATATGGCATTAAATATCGTCAAATTAGTGGTGAAGCCGAAGCCGTAGACGACGACAGCATTGCTCCCTGGATAGAAAATCTCCTCCCTAATCTACTAAAAGACTATGCACCTGAGGACGTATATAACGCTGATGAatttggattattttttaaattaatgccagACAAATCCTtagttttaaaagatgaaaagtgCCACGGAGGTAAGCTAAGTAAAGACAGACTGACTGTATTAGCATGTTCTAATTGGACTGGATCTGACAAGTTGAAGCTGATGGTGATTGGAAAATCTAAGtcaccacggtgttttaaaaatgTGCGAACTTTCCCGTGCAACTACAAAGCACAGAATAGAGCCTGGATGACTGGGTGTTTGTTTACTGAATGGGTGCAACAGTTGGACCGAAAATTCGGTAAAGGAAAGAGGAAAGTCCTTCTGTTTGTGGACAACTGTCCCGCTCATCCCAAAGGAATCCCCCTCAAAAACATCAAGCTCGAGTATTTCCCCCCCAACTCTACCAGCAAGCTTCAGCCATTAGATCAAGGAGTCATTAAAGTTTTGAAGCAGAAATACCGTAAAAAGCTGGTACAGCGTTACTTACGTGAAATTGAATCAGGAGAGGACTCTTCCTGTAAAATAAATGTGTTGGATGCTATCCATTATGTTTCGGCTGCGTGGGATGAGATCGCGCCAGATGTGATAAGAAATTGCTTTCGAAAAGCGCATTTTGAGAGCAAATCTAATGAAAATGACCTGAATGTTGCGGATTTTCTGGACATCGAATTTGAGGAACAGTATCCTGGATATTGTTCAGTTGATGATGATTTGCCTATCACGGAAACTCTAGAAATTCAGGATATGATTGACATGGCGAAAGGTAAGTAAGttaacttattaaattttttcctttttaaagttcACCCTTACTTcagtttagtatttattttactttctcatTTAAAGATGGAGAATTCGAGGTTGATAATGAGGAAGAGGAAGAAGATGAACCTCCCCAACTTCCCTCTTTTATTAGCGCCTGCGATTCCGTAAGCGTTTTGCGGCAGGCGCTCTCTTCTACCGAAAACTCGGAAGCGATGCTGAGAGAACTTAACAGGattgaaagttttataataagaaatttTAGGAAACCAACTTCTTATGATGGAGGAAAGCAACTCCTTATGGagaattttcttacaaaaaaataatagcatagaTGTAACTAAGATGTAATAAAGTTGTAGAGGTTAAAATGCATACGCGTTTCTTTTGCTTTTagactgttatttttatttcagcgATTAAAAACGAGTCATCAGATTTTTGtaaggtatgttttttttttcctgttatctTCCAAAACGGCATTTTAAAGAGTTCTGCTTATAACGTCGTCCCGCTTAATACGACGTTTTTCAGAATCCCCGTCAACGGCGTACtaacgagagtttactgtatatatatatatatatatatatatattaactgataaatcttaatttcatactttataaattcttcaaatttttatatgcttaaatgtcgttctttcgtttctaactgaatactattttgttctatataccaactagcaaaaatacccggcgttgcctgggtcagtaataattatgagaaacaatcgttacttgcccttgttttctgttttaagcgaaagaatttaaaacaaacctttttgatgtgattaaaaatcgagcttcttccttactcattaaactaaaatagcaataagtataaagaacaaaatagtattcaatttgaaacgaaagcacgacatttaagctacaaatttgaagaatttccgaaatatgaaattaaactttacatgtttaaaaagatttatctgttagtactttttttaaatctaaaaccttctctgtatggctattgatgtacgaacctgttttaaaaaatgtagccacttgtgttccccttacacttgctttagttattttgcgaaattaaaatttttgtgggcacttggtacggtttaaaatcttaccaaattagcgagaatcattttgggacactttcgataatattccccctccttactaatttttattatagaaatattgttgccagatgctgagatacttttggtcaaagtaaaatggcgctaaacggtttctccgaaatgtttctaaaataagtagtaaaatctgGCGATTGTttaaaatcgtgcaaaaagaaaaattaatggaagtttttgtgcggtttatggatttgcctaatttagttgttgaattattttacacagtatttttttttttttttttaagtatctttgattggcgatattttgtttatatggtgaaagctgagaaacattattacgtagtctttgggcccaaaaacagcaaaacagcgacagtggaaaaaactgccaaatgcatcagctactgaaatctttctgaaaaaaattctggcgatatttctgctggttggttggatatagtgagcaagtgtccaatcagcataaataataataataaaccattaattacataagttccgtttaaaagtaaaatgatcagccaaatccatttatttttagccaatcttgtggaaaaacgttactttaagatttgacttgagaaaagcctcaaaaagtcagacgaaacgcaaaaatattcaacaatacaacatttcttgggagttgagatgacacactaaataatgacttgggttgatgaaagccttcgaacagggaacaaaaaagctcataacttgttttttatacaacttagaaacttcgaacagatgctatcttcagcagaaaaattggccctttcgatggacatataatgttaatatgtgcacgtttttttccacccccatagtggggcatttatgcgaaaattggaactaaaattggaataaaaagggaactatcaatcggatttttttcgaactggtctataaaccttcccagtaccaaactgaacaaacggtgaaagtttcagccaactCTGCCAgatagtttctgagatcttagggaacaaatttaccaaactccatttttatatatatagattgataTTTTACTTTGATGGGTAAAGAAGAAGCTCGATTTCTAATCACATCAAAGTGGTGTAtattgagttctttcagttaaaatggaaaataatgaaagtagcggttgtttctaataattattactgacccaggcaacgccgggcatttttgctagtatttaatATGTATCCAGTTTTTGTGTATAGTAATGTTGTAATGGAGAAAATGAACCTTCTAACAGCAAAGTTGCCTCTAATGGCATATTTGGAGGAGAACTTCACTCTCATTGCGACAAAAGATGCAAAAGTCATGAGAAGGATGAATGGTAATGCTACTGAAATCAATAATGAAAATGACTGATCAAGCTTGgtggtttttgaaatgaaatgaagaGGGCAAGAAACTATACAAACAtcaactaaactttaaaaaatattgtaaattaatatacagtcaattcacgataactcgaatctaaagggaccgacgaaaaacttTGACCTATCGGAAGTTCGACTCGAtgctagtttcggttttcgacattttaattaatatgtatacatataacaaacaaaattacagaacttaaaagtttttaagcacaatatgcgcAGTTTAATCAAACATagagagaaaaaattcaaaagcatggttttgatttggtactgctggaaccacttgaatagagctgattctacttcaggaaaggtgcaaaTCTTAATTTGTTTcgaattcggattcatggatttcaccgttttagaagtttttttctttttcttttaatacaaTTAACAGAGCACTGCTTATACATCTTTAATGGTAAATAAAACTCTGTCTCTCCCTCGGGAACTTATCAGCAAGTGatcaaactaaagaatgaaggggaatgcATCTCAACTTAAGTCAgtctttgaataaaggtacaatcagttgattaaaagcaaattcgtagtccagcaacatgtcaaagcgtaaacagtacagtacaacaaaagaaaacaagttaaCTCATGTCCGcatgtgtaactcctttatcacaCATCgactcaacaggtgctcttcttgctttagaggtctattgtgcaggaattgcaagtgaaggtgaattgatttttctctcatagtcacttgtttctttctcctttttttcattctttcgaaataaattttgagtcatcTCTGAAAAAAcctcgagttaaaggaagttaactttgagatattgagaataattccCATGgtattaaagacaaaggggtcaggacttgataaaaacttcgagttatagtaatattctaGTCATCGgatttcaagttatcgtgaattCACTGTATGCAAGAAAACTGTAGCTCAGTTACAGATAAATCTGAAGTCATGTTGTATACATTACTTTCTTTCATTGAGGCATTATAAATGGGAATAGAGGGACTTAACTACTGTTCCTTGCATACATTTTGCATTGATTTCAATATGCAACAGCTAATGTCAAGAACTATCCATTTTAGATGAGAACAAAGGAAAACTATGGAAACTAGATGACAAACCACATGTCTGCAACTTGTATTTTTGAAACGATTCAtttaatacaaaagaaaattcATGCTTCCATGTGGCATCTCGAGCATTTGCAATTGAACTTCACTCCAAGCATTAAAGTGCAAAGGGTTAGAAACCCCACAGTGTAAGAGGAAACTTAAGGATGCAGATTCAGATTTTGTAAAAGTTCATCATGTAAATTcatatgaaaatgaagaaaacctGCATTCCTCCCATGTAATTTCTCAGGTAATTTTTCAGGTCACAGCACTGAATATGATAAAAATCTCTACCAAACCAACAATTTAATTCTCACAGATTTTGCAAGTAATgcaattgaaactttatttccaatttaaaataaaagtagcaaaaaatgtcaaacaaGATTTTGTTGAGTTCAGAGACAAAGTCAAAGATTGAAAtccaaaattattaaattaaaaaccatctatacaaaaaattggcgaataggaaattcggaTTTTCCCGCACTTTCTGAAGATTCGACTGTTAACTTTAATTAAAGCTACTAATTGATGGGTCAATAacatataattgcatcagaatgtcccagtatctatttttttactgttttgtaaaaacagtaggactgaagtcggggcgataaacagaaaagtcgatcataaaggCTGCAACGGGAAAAAAGTCACGAAAATTTAGCTTTTAAACAAGCAGAcgccgcggcgttccttccagaactTACTGTAGTTAGTCAATGAAAAAGCTCAGGATCcatttgtttcttttgctttttaaaattgaaacatgcagaaaattattggtgcggcattgtaaaaataaaaatgcacaataaAAAGTGCTATActagagaaagaaaaagtagggaaaaaaaggaaaatttaggaaaataaggagagagctctaaaaagcaggaaaaataggaactcttcggggtctgctaGTAGTTAGTACTTTATTAGCGTTACCTTATATAactggcaaaaatattttttgccttttGAATTGTGaacttgataaaaatttaataccTTTGAACAACTGCACAGCTTTTAGTGCTAATAATGAGATGTAATGTTTGGAAAATTTAAAGGGGTTAGTTCATCTATCAAAAAAGCTAATCCTAATATAATAGTTCAAGGCTGTACATGCCATCTCATCTGTTTGGCTGCGCAACATGCTGCTAAATAATTGAACCAGTTTGACATCGAAAAATTCTTGATTGATGTATATTATTATATTCAAAAAAGTAGCAAACAAATGGAACTAATCAAGATTTGTCAGGACTTGTGTGATcttaaacaacacaaaaatttaCAGTACGGATCCACAAGATAGTTATCTCTATAGGTAATGTTATAGAGAGATTCCTAGAACAGTAGGAATatcttcacaaattttttttgcgaagaaGAAACAATAAGCAGCAGAATGAGATAATAGAGGCTGACTGGTCAACTGGATCAGACCATTGTGAAAATCAGTTAGAAAACAAGTAAAATCTTGGAAGCAAACTGATGTACCACAAAGATCATTGCTGAAAAGGAGCTTACATTTTTGCAACAGTTCATGGCAAAGGACCAAAGGATGGTAAAGGAGCAGAAGTATACATACAAAATGGTTTTAAGTTTTTCATACCaacatttatattttcataattattttatgttaaaaattaagtttgtgtTAAAAGTATACTGATTATTACCAGTTTTGCCCAAGAAAAAGTTTGATGAAgcagttttgaaaattgaagATGGTAATTTGAGCATTAGAGCTGCAGTCAAGGAAGTTGGCATTCAAATTTCTGCTCTTTTAACTCATTTGCAAACGTTAAAACAAAGCTGTAAAGAAATTAGTAGGAGCACCTTTGAATATTTTCAAGGCGGAAGAAAATGAACTTGCTGCTTGCTTAAAATGTATGGAAAAATGGGGATTTCCTCTGTCAAGAGGATAAATTAAAATGGTAGTCGCAGAattcatttctgaaaacataGAAAGTACGTCTGATTCATCCAATTACAAACACCTTTTTGACTGTAGGGGGCTTTTGAATCCTCTTTTCAATTTTGTAGAACTACAGTAGGTTCCCTCCCATTATGAAGTTGAGGATAATGAAAGAGCCGACTACTTCACAAAAAGATACCTCTGTTTTGCAGAGACCAAATAATCTGTTGACTTCATTCCGCTAAAATTCTCATCAAAATGGAATTTAAGAATAAATTCAAATTGTCAAGTGGAAAAGTCACATATGGTAGCAATTTCAAATCATTTGATCATGTATGAGTTTTACGACTCACTCGAAAGTAAGCTTGATGATCTAGATCTGAACTTTTTCCATCTCATATTTATATCTGGGATGAAACAGTAATGATTTTGGATCCCTCAAGAGGAAAAGCTGTGAGAGGGAAAGGGAAACCTTTCGCTCAGTTGACTCCAATTTTAGGAAAAGAATTTGTCACAGTAACGGCATGTGTGAGTGCCAGTGATGAAAGGTATCCACCATTAATTCATGGGCAAGAAACTTCAAAGTACATGGAAGTCATTTAAAGTTGAGAAGAATATACACTTGgcataaaagaaaatggatgGATGATAAGCAGAAATATTCGAAAGCTGGTTCAACATATTTTGCACCCAAGTCTCCCTTTTCTCCCCCATCCAAGTCACTTCTTTTGATATAGGATGGACACAAAACGCACACGTCACTGATTCTTATGCACAAAGGTCTTTGCGGGAAAATATCACAATTGAGAAGCTTCCAGCTCagaccatgggcggatttatgggggggcagaggggggcaatgcccccccagttttgggaggactttatgtagtaacaacacatcttccaaaaattaaaaaaaatatattattttttcttttttgaatagttcagaagggcatgggtggatttatagggggcaTAGGGGGAAATGCCCCCCAGTtatgggaggactttatatagtatcaacacatcttccaaaatcttaaaacaaaaaaatcatgactttttcttttttgaatagttcaatgaaaatgaagagaaaagcgattgtccttttctgatgggagaaaagaaaaggaaaaaaaacgaacattaaatatacaaatagtacagctgtcactggggtgctgaaaatgtgtattaattcactattttggactgaaaaccatttgggcaagtatacgaatgaaaatataggctaaaccgagctatacattaagctgcaacacttataataattgacgattattttaacaaattagaacctaaagcaaagggggggaaaactcccccccctatcccattcgcgctaacagaacgatccaCTCGTtgtgatttgtgtccacatttaaagtatatttgtgcataatatttatgttcttagtagattaattggccttttgagaaattgtaaaaaagttttttttttccttctcccccctctccctcaaagagagagagagagaaaataaatactatcgcaaactgaataaatttcagttatctgagtgttttgattaaatgaatctttttacttagagggagagtacaattttacttactttataaatactgtttaaaaagtaaggtaagtcataatcatctaagtctaagtgaatcAGTTCTTGTCATTatggaaatctaaataattgagtcatcaaaagttttggaaaaatttgctgaaattttataaaagtctataaaagcctaacaaagattggtaaaatcgtaaaaatcctttaaccgtaaaaactgacgaattttcgtaaaaattacaaaaaaaaatcaagcaaaaatttgcaggtaagagtgaattacaaatggGACCGAATTTGCCTCTAAGAtaaaacaagctattgcttagggcccctgctttgaagtgggtccctaactcccaaaaaaattcatgattcgttccttaaaaatggaaattgcttgaaaaaactaatttcatttttaagtgcttgaaaaccttgaatatttggaaacgtgtggctacaaaccttaaattttaaaatttctaacaaatggtagaggggggaggaatgccaaaatatgtcaaattcagctccttgccacatcctgtattaaaaatgtaaaaatcatggtcctcacgttggtaacatattatttcaaataaatttttgtgactcacatatttcatatcttgctatttattcaatcccgaatgcagtattttggaaactattttgtattgattgcttttatcttacttcttctgcacattgtctatctgtttagcacggaaaaaaatactcactacttctatttctattcgttttctgccccacttgcaactgaagaaaagttgttgtcatgagaaatgtttggtttattttttcttttaaatttaaaataactatttctcacaaagttagaacaggactgtaaaaatttacaatcaagtactaaaatatcagagactggaaagtacaaatgaagtgcattaaataattttatttattctagagtccttgaaaataattagataagtctgaaaatcctaagcaaaataGGCTCCAATtactactgcatattgttaatctgtttagccaggaaaaaaaaatgttacactacttctatttcttttcgttttctgcactacttataattaaaaaaaggttgttgcaatgagaaatcatctttttctttcaaacttaaaatggctgtttcttacaaagtttgaacaatactgtacaactgtataatctagtcatcaatttctatgtctatccagttaacctttataaggcttcataatgcagaattttatatccattttacaaaatttcctaagggggagaaaccccctgccccctaaaattggagatgttctatttcccacttaaaagggagccctgcgtcactctcttgataccagctccctctcttaaggtcaatttaaaaaggacagcatgaaaacacacattaatgaaaacgacacacaaaaaagtaaagcatggacttatgcagggaaacagacaaaaacatgggagtggggggcaataaaaatgttgctaaaaaaaaaaaatcttgcccccccaggaactcagtcctaaatccgcctatggctcAGACTATC
Proteins encoded:
- the LOC129229409 gene encoding tigger transposable element-derived protein 4-like, with the protein product MAKRKALSFDEKLKIIQQYDEKKGVTNKQQFANEIGIPVSTLKTLLKKREEIESSAFSGISKRRRVRKGKNEDLEEVLYQWFQQARGNNLPINGPIMTEKANEIAKGLGINDFSGSAGWLDRFRKRYGIKYRQISGEAEAVDDDSIAPWIENLLPNLLKDYAPEDVYNADEFGLFFKLMPDKSLVLKDEKCHGGKLSKDRLTVLACSNWTGSDKLKLMVIGKSKSPRCFKNVRTFPCNYKAQNRAWMTGCLFTEWVQQLDRKFGKGKRKVLLFVDNCPAHPKGIPLKNIKLEYFPPNSTSKLQPLDQGVIKVLKQKYRKKLVQRYLREIESGEDSSCKINVLDAIHYVSAAWDEIAPDVIRNCFRKAHFESKSNENDLNVADFLDIEFEEQYPGYCSVDDDLPITETLEIQDMIDMAKDGEFEVDNEEEEEDEPPQLPSFISACDSVSVLRQALSSTENSEAMLRELNRIESFIIRNFRKPTSYDGGKQLLMENFLTKK